From the Desulfobacterales bacterium genome, the window CGCGCCAAATGATTATTGGAGGTAACCCTCTACATATAGTGGGCGGTTGAGTTAACTGCATACCCAGTTTAATAAAAAAATATTAAAATCTGCCAGGGAGAATCATGATGCCGGACAAACCCAATAAGCGAATCGGAATTATCGGCTATGGCCAAATCGGAGCGTCCTTATATGAACAGGTTCAGCAAACACCGGAGCTCCATCTTGAAGTCGCCTTTATTTATGAATCCGATCCGCAAAAGCAAAAACTCATTCCGGCTGCACTCGCGATTGAATCAATGGATCTATCGGCTGATTTTAAACCCGATCTGGTTGTAGAAGCAGCTCACCCAAAAGCAGTCGGTCAATTTGCCGCAAAGGTGCTTCACCAAACGGATCTGATGATCATGTCGGTCTCAGCGCTGGCGGATGCAGCGCTTGAAGAGAATATCCGCAGCGTCTGCCGTCAAAACGGCACCCGCCTCTATATTCCCCATGGCGCCACTTTGGGTCTCGACGGCCTGAAAGACGGCATTTCCATCTGGGAAGAAGTCACCACCACAATGAAAAAAAATCCAAAAAATCTCAATTTTGACGCGGCACCAGATGTTCGGGCAGAAGACATCTCTTCTCGAACCATTCTCTACGATGGCCCCACCCGCGGGGTGCTGCCCCTTTACCCCAAGAACGTAAATTCCCATGCGACTCTGGCCATGGCAACGCTCGGAATGGACCGCACGCGGTCGGTCCTGGTGGCAGATCCCGCCCTGGATCTTTCAATCATTGAAATTGACGCCATCGGCGCCGGGACCCGCATTCATATCGAAAGGAGCAATCCCATCAAGGGGGTCACCGGCAAATTAACCATCCTTTCGGTGATGGAAAGCATCAAAAACATTCTCGGGGATCAGGAAGTCGTACGCATCTGTTAGAGGTAAAACCGGCTTTTGATAATGATACGTCACACTGCTCTCAGTGCCCTGCTTTCTACAGGCACCTGATTCCATGCATTTACCGATGGTTTTTTCAACTTAACATGTTTATTTAATTAAACATACCACATAGGCAAAAGCCTTGACACATACCACACCATATGATACGGGTTGTTTAATTTAGGGACATAAATTTTTCCTGAAAGCAGGCGAACCCTGTTTGGAAAAGGAGAGGGTTGAAATGACAGAAGAAAAAGACCTCAACAAAAGCGAAAATGCATCTGCCGGTTCAACCGAAAAAGAGGAAATCATCGATCTGACGGATGAGATAAAAACAACTCCGCAAAACGATGAGGAAATTATTGAACTTATGGATGAAGTTGTAAAAACCGATTCAACCGATCCGGCGGAGGATGTCGATAGTGCGCCCCAAGCGGAACCGGATATTCCTGCTGCCTCTGAAATGAGCCCAGAAACAGACGAAACAAGTGCTCCGGAAACGGCACCTGCAGCCTTTTTGGACGGGGAAATTAAGATCGGTGATGATGATATCGACGATGAAATCGATTTTGATGAAGGTGAACAGGATGACTTTATGAACTCGATGGGAATGGATTTGGAAACCGACTCCGCCATCAGTCAGCTCCCGGAAGAAAATGAATCCCTGCCGGAGCCCGCCCCGGCTGAAACCGCTCCCATCAACACTGACGCCATATCTTCTGGACAGATTGAAGCTGCCATTGAGCGTGTTGTCATGAAAATTCTCCCTGAAAAAATTGACGGCATCCTGTCGGCCACAATTGAAAAGACGCTCACCAGGGAAATTGATAAAATCAAAGGTCTTCTTCTCGAAGATTCATCCGGTGACAATCTGTAACACTTGAATGACGGCAATTATTTTCCGACTAATTAAATCTATCGCATCATTGGACCTTTGGGAAATGATCCATTTCGTTCAATTTCAAGGAAGACGATCCCGCCAAGACTTGTGGCGGATATAAATCCGAGTCTGACGCCGAAATTGGACAAAAAAGGTCGTTTTGCATAGGGTTCAATATGGTATCAGGGGATGTTTCTTAATCCCCATTTTTAATTTTATCGGCCGGTTTAACATTAGCGCTTTCTGAGGAATTATATTTTATGAGTCAAAATGCCATCGACAAAAGTTATGAGCCCATGGATGTTGAAAAGCGCTGGTATGAATTCTGGCAAAAGGAACAGCTTTTTGCTGCAAGGGAAGAAGACGACCGGCCTTCCTACGCCATTGTCATCCCCCCGCCCAATGTAACCGGTGTCCTTCACATGGGTCATGCCCTGAATGTGACCCTGCAGGATATTCTCTGCCGCTACCGAAAACTAAACGGCGACAATGTACTCTGGATGCCGGGGACGGATCATGCCGGCATCGCCACCCAGAACGTCGTAGAGAAAAAGCTCGCCGCCGAAGGCCGGGACCGGCACCAGCTCGGCAGGGATAAATTTATTGAAGCGGTCTGGGGGTGGCGTCAAAAATACGGCAATGCCATCATCAATCAATTAAAACGTCTCGGCGCATCCTGCGACTGGCAGCGGGAACGCTTTACCATGGATGAAGGACTTTCCCTGGCTGTCCGCAAAGTTTTTGTTCAACTCTATCAGGAAGGTCTGATTTACCGGGGCAACTATATCATCAACTGGTGCCACCGCTGCTATACGGCGCTTGCCGATTTGGAAGTCGAACACGAAGAGCATGACGGGAATCTGTATCATATCCGCTATCCCTATGGGGACGGACCCGACGGACTGGTGGTGGCAACCACACGCCCGGAGACGATGCTGGGAGATACGGCCGTGGCTGTCAACCCGGATGATGAAAGATATCAAAATATCAAGGCCGATACGGTAATCCTTCCGCTGTTGAAACGCGAGATACCCATCATTAAAGACAGTTATGTCGATATGTCCTTTGGAACCGGTGCTTTAAAAGTGACCCCGGCCCATGATCCCAACGATTTTGAAATCGGCAACCGCCATTCCCTGGAACGCATCAAGGTCATCGGCGATGACGGCATCATGACGGCTGCGGCCGGCCGGTTCGCCGGGTTGGATCGGTCTAAGTGCCGGGAGGCTGTGGTTGAAGCGCTTCAAGAAGAAGGCCTTCTTGTAAAAATAATTCCCCACAAGCACAGCGTCGGACACTGTTACCGCTGCAAAACCATTGTTGAGCCGAACCTTTCCAAGCAGTGGTTTATCAGCGCCAAGCCCCTGGCGGAAAAAGCCATGGCTGCAGTCGAAAAAGGTGAGACCCGCATAATCCCGGATATCTGGACCCATACCTATTTTGACTGGCTGACCAATATTCGGGACTGGTGCATTTCCCGTCAGATCTGGTGGGGACACCAGATCCCGGCATGGACCTGCGCAGACTGCGACGCCGTCATAGTAGCCATGGACACCCCCGA encodes:
- a CDS encoding DUF108 domain-containing protein; the protein is MMPDKPNKRIGIIGYGQIGASLYEQVQQTPELHLEVAFIYESDPQKQKLIPAALAIESMDLSADFKPDLVVEAAHPKAVGQFAAKVLHQTDLMIMSVSALADAALEENIRSVCRQNGTRLYIPHGATLGLDGLKDGISIWEEVTTTMKKNPKNLNFDAAPDVRAEDISSRTILYDGPTRGVLPLYPKNVNSHATLAMATLGMDRTRSVLVADPALDLSIIEIDAIGAGTRIHIERSNPIKGVTGKLTILSVMESIKNILGDQEVVRIC